ATAGACTTTAATTTTTTTCCATCTATTATGAAAGATTTACCTTTACTTGTAACGCAAGTTGCAAGATTATTAATTCCAAAATCAATAGCTAGTGCATGGTTTTTATCTAAATTTCTTTGTTCTTCCTGTACTTCATAAGTATACTGAATTTCAAAGAACCTAGCATTAAATTTAGGAATAATTCTAATCTCTTTAATCTTTTTATCAAGTAAAATAGGTGGAATTTTAATTG
This is a stretch of genomic DNA from Fusobacterium varium. It encodes these proteins:
- a CDS encoding transposase, with product IKIPPILLDKKIKEIRIIPKFNARFFEIQYTYEVQEEQRNLDKNHALAIDFGINNLATCVTSKGKSFIIDGKKLKSINQWFNKENARLQSIKDKQKYGKKPTLRQKYLYSSRNNKVNDYM